One Granulicella sp. 5B5 DNA window includes the following coding sequences:
- a CDS encoding glycosyltransferase family 1 protein, which yields MFRGKMQPVYINGRFLGAAISGVPRYGREILSALDEFLAESEYSGQIEILVPRSVQVDVAYRKMTVRQVGWLTGHAWEQLELPFYSWGGVLYSPSGSAPLLHPRNVLTIHDAIVFAYPDGCPIAYRLWYCFLSIVLSRTAAHVMTVSEFSKREITHYCKSNPHKITVAYPGVQYLASVPGDKSILARYSLRKHGYVLAVGSSAPNKNFAGILRTADRLASTGIDVALVGKTGVSVGQHGIKMKQLDMSLVKDIGFVTDAELRSLYENAGAFIFPSFYEGFGLPPLEALSLGCPTVISNCASLPEVCGEVALKCDPHSTEDMVAKVQNAIHLREDEGNAIRFKRFTTRYENRDSALRVWKVILAVQSGGRA from the coding sequence ATGTTTCGAGGAAAAATGCAACCGGTATATATCAATGGACGTTTTCTCGGCGCGGCCATTTCTGGGGTGCCACGATACGGCAGAGAAATATTGTCTGCATTGGATGAGTTTTTAGCTGAATCTGAATACTCTGGCCAAATCGAGATCCTGGTTCCGCGATCAGTTCAGGTCGATGTTGCCTATAGAAAGATGACCGTCCGCCAAGTTGGGTGGCTTACTGGCCACGCATGGGAGCAGTTAGAGTTGCCCTTTTATAGCTGGGGAGGTGTATTATATAGCCCCAGCGGGAGCGCACCGCTTCTGCACCCTCGCAATGTTCTGACCATTCATGATGCTATCGTCTTCGCTTATCCCGATGGTTGTCCTATCGCTTATCGGCTTTGGTATTGCTTTTTGTCGATCGTGCTATCCCGAACTGCGGCGCATGTTATGACTGTTTCTGAATTCTCAAAACGAGAAATTACACATTACTGCAAATCCAACCCTCATAAAATAACGGTTGCATACCCGGGCGTTCAATATCTCGCTTCTGTACCTGGCGATAAGTCGATTCTGGCGAGATACTCGCTCCGAAAGCATGGCTATGTGCTGGCTGTTGGTTCATCAGCCCCTAATAAAAATTTTGCAGGCATTCTACGGACGGCGGACCGACTAGCGTCTACCGGTATTGATGTGGCGCTTGTAGGTAAGACCGGCGTCAGCGTGGGGCAGCATGGGATAAAGATGAAGCAACTGGACATGTCCCTCGTGAAGGATATTGGATTTGTGACAGATGCGGAACTGCGCTCGCTGTATGAAAACGCTGGGGCCTTCATATTTCCTTCGTTTTACGAAGGCTTTGGCTTGCCTCCGCTTGAAGCGCTTTCTTTGGGATGCCCTACGGTCATTTCTAATTGTGCATCATTACCAGAGGTTTGCGGGGAAGTTGCTCTGAAATGCGATCCTCACAGTACAGAAGATATGGTGGCAAAAGTTCAAAATGCGATTCATCTTCGTGAAGATGAAGGAAACGCCATACGTTTCAAGAGGTTTACCACGCGATATGAAAATCGAGACAGTGCGCTACGTGTGTGGAAGGTAATTCTAGCCGTACAATCAGGTGGTAGAGCTTGA
- a CDS encoding SLBB domain-containing protein, with the protein MKLFGKLSPPLAAAVFMTALGASQARSQVVGGSVQIGPANPTYFQPKLAVDEPLLASLMSVVPGPIVIAPDDTLHISLDGASTYTTDVRVERDGTIQLSYLTPLRVTGLTVEEAERAINGALVRNNLVLNPAVKVVLAKQPSSVVVVNGEVLHPGAYPTLGGLTLDRAIAASGGLLSGASPYVVLTRKGLDEPIMIPLGSDAAHSRYGDMQMLNGDKLQILRVGNYYVVGAVKNQGAYPLKGTTPTTVGEALAAAGGYGFEAILNSTTIARTEGNHRVLLTVPAAKILAGKAPDVALMNDDIVFVPTSKTKAAIKGGASGLIVSLASTYIYAHP; encoded by the coding sequence ATGAAGCTATTTGGGAAGTTGTCGCCACCATTGGCTGCAGCTGTTTTCATGACGGCCCTGGGAGCATCGCAGGCACGGTCGCAGGTTGTTGGGGGATCGGTGCAAATTGGGCCTGCGAACCCCACCTATTTCCAGCCTAAACTCGCAGTGGATGAACCGCTTCTTGCATCATTGATGTCTGTAGTTCCAGGCCCTATTGTGATTGCTCCAGATGACACTCTCCATATTTCTTTGGATGGTGCATCGACATACACCACGGACGTTCGCGTAGAGCGTGATGGGACAATTCAGTTGTCTTATCTGACTCCGTTAAGGGTCACGGGCTTGACCGTCGAAGAGGCGGAGCGAGCTATCAATGGAGCTTTGGTCCGCAACAATCTGGTTCTGAATCCAGCGGTCAAGGTCGTTCTTGCAAAGCAGCCATCATCTGTTGTGGTGGTAAATGGTGAAGTGCTTCATCCAGGCGCTTATCCGACGCTCGGAGGGCTTACTCTAGACCGCGCGATTGCTGCGAGTGGAGGTCTACTTTCAGGAGCGTCTCCCTACGTAGTTTTAACCCGTAAGGGCTTGGATGAGCCAATCATGATTCCACTGGGTTCCGATGCTGCTCACTCCCGTTATGGGGACATGCAAATGCTTAACGGTGACAAGCTGCAGATATTGCGCGTGGGCAACTACTATGTGGTTGGAGCCGTAAAAAATCAAGGAGCGTATCCCCTCAAAGGCACAACGCCTACCACTGTGGGCGAAGCCCTGGCGGCTGCCGGGGGCTATGGGTTCGAAGCGATTCTCAACTCAACAACCATTGCCCGGACAGAGGGAAACCATCGAGTTTTGTTGACCGTACCGGCAGCCAAGATACTCGCAGGCAAGGCGCCGGATGTCGCATTGATGAACGACGATATTGTGTTTGTACCGACGTCCAAGACGAAGGCCGCTATAAAGGGCGGCGCAAGCGGTCTAATTGTTTCTCTTGCCAGCACATACATTTATGCCCATCCATAG
- a CDS encoding acyltransferase — protein MIWNKMRPYLVKVKRFLLNRPHGLKKLGKDALVVRPWRFQGRSHVEIGSGSAIMPGCNICAVDQYAGKSYDPSLSIGNSVYIGHYAFIAALDSIVIGDGSALSEHVYITDFFHGFEPDKGFIMEQDLVSKGPVKIGKNCFLGYRVAVMPNVTLGDWCVVGANSVVTKSFPPYSMIAGSPARLIKRYSVERRSWENASQS, from the coding sequence ATGATTTGGAATAAGATGCGACCGTATTTAGTTAAGGTCAAGAGGTTTCTGCTTAACCGTCCTCATGGATTAAAGAAGCTGGGTAAAGATGCCCTAGTGGTGCGACCTTGGCGTTTTCAAGGCAGATCTCATGTCGAAATCGGATCGGGTTCGGCGATCATGCCTGGGTGCAATATCTGTGCCGTCGATCAGTACGCGGGCAAGAGTTATGACCCGTCATTGTCCATCGGTAATAGCGTTTACATTGGACATTATGCCTTCATCGCGGCGCTTGATTCTATTGTCATCGGTGATGGCAGTGCCTTGAGCGAACATGTCTATATCACGGATTTTTTTCATGGCTTCGAGCCGGACAAGGGCTTCATCATGGAGCAGGATCTGGTCAGTAAGGGGCCAGTGAAAATCGGGAAGAATTGTTTTTTGGGCTACCGCGTAGCTGTTATGCCGAACGTTACGCTTGGAGACTGGTGTGTTGTGGGGGCAAACTCAGTGGTCACCAAATCTTTCCCCCCGTATTCGATGATCGCCGGATCGCCGGCACGGCTCATCAAGCGATACTCCGTTGAACGACGTTCCTGGGAGAATGCTAGCCAGTCTTGA
- a CDS encoding glycosyltransferase family 2 protein → MDNDLNRDTQARLKGHGRIGVVTVTYNSASVLQPFMECVAKQTHVDFLLYIVDNASKDATLQMVADFADPRFIPIPSAQNVGVAEGNNLGIRAALEAGCDSVLLLNNDTEFGPTMLKELAHGLEDHHVEMTCPKMMYFDEPHRIWAAGGTFQPLYGYRGVHYGEGEIDRGRYDEERIVTYVPTCCVLIARSVFDKIGIMDARYFVYVDDVDFMYRALMAGVKLFYLSKTVLLHKVSSLTGQEESTTMIRFCTRNRVYFLLKHLGWVRSSPYLFAYQAHYLLALVRGKMRRSVYSKKQTAVIEGMRMFHAAQSEKR, encoded by the coding sequence ATGGATAATGATCTGAACCGTGATACGCAGGCCCGGCTTAAAGGTCACGGTCGCATTGGGGTAGTAACGGTCACCTATAACAGTGCTTCGGTGCTGCAGCCGTTTATGGAGTGCGTTGCGAAACAAACTCATGTGGACTTCCTGCTCTACATAGTAGACAATGCCTCGAAGGATGCGACGCTGCAGATGGTCGCAGACTTTGCAGATCCCCGTTTTATACCGATACCAAGTGCCCAGAATGTTGGTGTGGCGGAAGGGAACAACCTGGGAATTCGCGCCGCACTTGAAGCGGGATGTGACTCCGTCTTATTGCTCAATAACGATACGGAGTTCGGTCCAACAATGCTGAAAGAATTGGCCCACGGGCTGGAAGATCATCACGTGGAGATGACGTGTCCGAAGATGATGTACTTTGATGAGCCTCACCGCATTTGGGCGGCAGGTGGGACGTTCCAACCCTTGTATGGCTATCGAGGCGTTCACTACGGCGAAGGCGAGATAGACCGTGGGCGGTATGATGAAGAACGGATCGTTACATATGTGCCGACTTGCTGCGTGCTAATTGCACGTTCAGTGTTCGATAAGATTGGCATTATGGACGCGCGATATTTCGTCTATGTTGATGATGTGGACTTCATGTACAGGGCGTTGATGGCCGGAGTCAAACTCTTCTATTTGTCGAAGACCGTACTTTTGCATAAGGTGTCTTCGTTGACTGGACAGGAAGAGTCAACAACGATGATTCGTTTTTGTACACGCAACCGTGTCTACTTTCTCCTGAAGCATCTCGGTTGGGTACGCTCTTCGCCATATTTGTTTGCTTATCAGGCCCATTATCTTTTGGCGTTGGTGAGGGGGAAAATGCGACGGTCGGTGTATTCCAAGAAGCAAACCGCGGTAATTGAAGGTATGCGGATGTTCCACGCGGCACAATCGGAAAAGAGATAG
- a CDS encoding glycosyltransferase: MTQSSTEIHRKTADISVGVPAYSRPGELEELLRSIYAQTVLPGEITICEDKSPEREQIRAVVERWRKRFTADGCVINYIENEKNLGFDGNLRRVIGDSHCRWVMLMGNDDAMLPHCIETSAKYLSENSSMAMVSRSFVRFDESADKFLGVSRLSNQNQVYRVGDSQPRMIFRTTGFIAGLIIDRHWAERLATERYDGTLYYQIYLAAEAFCEQGIGYIAEPIVAGRSGNAPLFGASASEGEVHIPGSYSPKGRAKMWASVLRIARDVGAQFHVDLETDIKHDLEVKQSFHIFEMYVGSDRAILKEMRDELAALGLFDHPLPRFLYALNYTLGRRAGFFYYGMRKVLQRK; encoded by the coding sequence GTGACGCAATCCTCAACAGAGATTCATCGCAAGACCGCTGATATCTCTGTGGGCGTTCCGGCCTACTCGCGCCCTGGAGAGTTGGAAGAGTTGCTGCGGTCTATCTATGCACAGACTGTGTTGCCCGGAGAGATCACAATCTGCGAAGACAAGTCGCCGGAGCGTGAACAGATTCGTGCGGTGGTGGAACGCTGGCGCAAGCGCTTTACGGCAGACGGCTGCGTGATCAATTACATCGAAAACGAGAAGAACCTCGGGTTCGATGGCAACCTTCGAAGGGTGATCGGCGACTCTCACTGCAGGTGGGTGATGCTGATGGGCAACGACGACGCGATGCTGCCGCACTGCATTGAAACGTCGGCAAAGTATTTGAGCGAAAACTCCTCGATGGCGATGGTCTCGCGCTCGTTTGTCCGGTTCGATGAGAGTGCTGACAAGTTTCTGGGTGTGAGCCGCTTGTCCAATCAGAACCAGGTCTATAGGGTAGGCGATAGCCAGCCGCGGATGATCTTCAGGACCACAGGATTCATTGCGGGCCTTATTATCGATCGGCACTGGGCCGAGAGGTTGGCCACCGAACGCTATGATGGCACGCTCTACTACCAGATTTACCTGGCCGCAGAGGCCTTCTGCGAGCAGGGGATTGGATATATCGCGGAGCCGATTGTTGCGGGACGCAGCGGGAATGCACCGTTGTTTGGCGCATCGGCATCTGAAGGTGAAGTGCATATTCCGGGATCGTACAGCCCAAAGGGCCGGGCAAAGATGTGGGCGTCAGTTCTGCGCATTGCCAGAGATGTTGGCGCGCAGTTCCATGTGGATCTCGAAACAGACATCAAACATGACCTGGAGGTCAAACAGTCATTCCACATCTTCGAGATGTATGTGGGTTCGGACCGCGCAATCCTTAAGGAGATGCGTGATGAACTGGCGGCTTTGGGCCTCTTTGACCACCCGCTGCCGCGCTTCCTCTATGCTTTGAATTACACCCTTGGACGCCGGGCCGGCTTCTTTTATTACGGCATGAGAAAGGTCCTACAGCGTAAGTGA
- a CDS encoding NAD-dependent epimerase/dehydratase family protein, translating to MKDKILITGGAGFIGSRLARKLLGAGYGVSILDNFSPQIHGGNRDLPEDLRGHAELFRGDVRDVSLCERALKGSQVLVHLAAETGTGQSMYQVRHYTDVNIGATASLMEIMLAGNTRVRSVVVASSRSIYGEGAAKCSEHGTVYPEMRSSAAMQKGDFEPKCPICGAATSMVSTPENAPFHPSSLYGLTKQVQEQMVLMYATTLGINGFGLRYQNVFGPGQSLKNPYTGILAIFSNQARADKPIYVFEDGLESRDFVYVDDVVEATFRAVEAPPQKPAALNVGTGVATTVSELVEQVIAFFSSKSEVTVTGAFREGDIRHSCADTTQLERVLHYKPTWTFEAGMREFLGWAESQALEASNYERSLDELRSKGLMHG from the coding sequence GTGAAAGATAAGATTCTGATTACAGGCGGTGCAGGTTTCATCGGCTCGCGCCTTGCTCGTAAGCTGCTAGGTGCGGGCTACGGTGTATCGATCCTCGATAACTTCAGCCCTCAGATTCATGGCGGAAATAGGGATCTGCCCGAGGATCTTCGTGGCCATGCTGAGCTATTCCGCGGTGATGTGCGTGATGTGAGTCTTTGCGAGCGCGCCCTGAAAGGTAGCCAAGTGCTTGTGCATCTCGCAGCCGAGACGGGCACGGGTCAATCGATGTATCAGGTGCGCCACTACACCGATGTGAATATCGGAGCGACGGCAAGCCTGATGGAGATAATGCTCGCGGGGAATACTAGAGTGCGCAGCGTTGTGGTTGCGTCGTCGCGTTCCATCTATGGTGAGGGTGCAGCAAAGTGTTCAGAGCATGGCACCGTATATCCGGAGATGCGATCGAGCGCAGCGATGCAGAAGGGCGACTTCGAACCGAAATGCCCGATCTGCGGCGCCGCTACTTCGATGGTATCGACGCCTGAGAATGCGCCCTTTCACCCGTCTTCACTGTACGGGTTGACGAAGCAGGTTCAAGAGCAGATGGTGCTGATGTATGCCACAACTTTGGGTATCAACGGGTTCGGCCTGCGGTATCAGAATGTCTTTGGTCCTGGGCAGTCGTTGAAGAACCCCTACACGGGCATCCTGGCAATTTTTTCCAACCAGGCGCGCGCCGACAAGCCGATCTATGTATTTGAAGATGGACTGGAGAGTCGCGATTTTGTGTACGTCGACGACGTAGTCGAAGCGACTTTTCGCGCTGTGGAGGCGCCTCCGCAAAAGCCCGCGGCGCTCAATGTGGGAACCGGCGTGGCAACGACAGTAAGTGAACTTGTCGAGCAGGTCATAGCATTTTTCTCAAGCAAGTCGGAGGTCACGGTGACCGGTGCTTTTCGTGAGGGAGATATTCGCCACAGCTGCGCGGACACAACACAGCTTGAACGCGTCCTCCATTACAAACCCACATGGACTTTCGAAGCCGGCATGCGCGAGTTCCTCGGGTGGGCGGAGAGCCAGGCACTGGAAGCGAGCAACTATGAACGATCACTGGACGAATTGAGATCGAAGGGGTTGATGCATGGATAA
- a CDS encoding polysaccharide biosynthesis C-terminal domain-containing protein: MRRRLIKNAISNVGRGGAAAIIALVLPPVLIRYMHSTNYAVWVLILQVSAYMGFLDFGLQTAVGRYIAFAEEKQDYDWRDGIFSTAMAGLCLAATVGMLAVIIVALFAGHIFPSVPAALLQPMRVAILIAGASTAIGLPASAWNGVFVGRQRFEVPAITVASGKLLSSIGLIAAAMTGHSLVFMACVLASVNLLTYTAQYVAFRWLAPGIHYRLGVITQRLVRELSSYCLSLSVWSFSTLLVTGFDLILVGRFDFSAVPVYSASAVLITFLGGLQTALFGVIMPHSATLQASGDSRGLGELLLKSTKLAVMFLLITGLPLVVFAGPIIRVWLGAQYAVNGTNILIVLVIGNMLRLVGVPYASILVGTGQQRLVIFGPLAEGFTNLIASILLGWKFGAIGVALGTLVGAIAGLAVTCLYNIPRTRSFMDVPSSRLLKESLGWPVVFALPLVTASICSPSPQRQRFLAVACCIFVALCLTLLTQSWRHRNEGV, from the coding sequence TTGCGACGTCGTCTCATTAAGAACGCGATTTCAAATGTTGGCCGCGGCGGCGCTGCTGCCATCATCGCGCTCGTTCTTCCTCCGGTTCTTATCCGTTACATGCACAGTACCAACTATGCCGTATGGGTGCTGATCCTGCAGGTCAGTGCGTATATGGGGTTTCTCGACTTTGGGTTGCAGACCGCGGTGGGCCGGTACATCGCGTTTGCCGAAGAGAAACAGGATTATGACTGGAGAGATGGCATTTTCTCCACAGCGATGGCAGGATTATGTCTGGCTGCCACGGTAGGAATGCTGGCTGTGATCATCGTTGCTTTGTTTGCTGGCCATATCTTTCCAAGCGTGCCGGCCGCTCTGTTGCAGCCGATGCGCGTCGCGATTCTCATCGCAGGTGCATCGACCGCGATAGGTTTGCCTGCCTCAGCGTGGAACGGTGTGTTTGTCGGGCGGCAGCGCTTCGAGGTTCCAGCCATTACGGTGGCTTCCGGCAAGCTCCTCAGCTCAATCGGCCTGATCGCAGCAGCGATGACGGGCCACTCGCTTGTTTTTATGGCATGCGTGCTGGCTTCAGTGAATTTGCTGACGTATACAGCCCAGTATGTAGCTTTTCGGTGGCTTGCACCCGGCATTCACTACCGGCTTGGAGTGATAACGCAACGGTTGGTGCGTGAGCTTTCCAGCTATTGCCTCAGTCTGTCTGTTTGGTCCTTTAGCACTTTGCTGGTAACTGGTTTCGACCTCATTTTGGTAGGACGGTTCGACTTTAGCGCAGTACCCGTCTATTCGGCTTCCGCCGTCCTGATCACATTTCTTGGCGGTCTGCAGACCGCATTGTTCGGGGTCATTATGCCCCACTCCGCGACCTTGCAGGCAAGCGGCGATTCCAGGGGCCTCGGTGAGTTGCTATTGAAGTCCACCAAACTTGCAGTCATGTTTTTGCTGATTACAGGTTTGCCGCTTGTAGTTTTTGCTGGGCCGATCATCCGGGTCTGGCTTGGCGCCCAGTATGCGGTCAATGGCACGAATATTTTGATTGTGCTTGTCATCGGCAACATGCTTCGGCTTGTCGGTGTTCCTTATGCTTCCATACTGGTGGGTACGGGACAGCAGCGACTTGTTATCTTTGGGCCGCTGGCGGAGGGATTTACTAATCTCATCGCCAGCATTCTGCTTGGCTGGAAGTTCGGGGCGATTGGCGTTGCGTTGGGTACCCTGGTCGGTGCCATAGCGGGTTTAGCTGTCACTTGTTTGTACAATATCCCTCGAACACGTTCTTTCATGGACGTTCCTTCAAGTCGTCTCTTGAAAGAGAGCCTTGGATGGCCCGTGGTCTTTGCGCTGCCCCTCGTCACCGCGTCCATCTGTAGTCCATCGCCGCAGAGACAAAGATTCCTTGCTGTTGCTTGCTGCATCTTCGTTGCACTATGCCTGACACTCCTGACCCAAAGTTGGCGGCATCGTAACGAGGGAGTCTAG
- a CDS encoding glycosyltransferase encodes MFATKPRIALVHDWLTGMRGGEKVLAALCQLYPDAPIWTLVYVRGSASPTIARHLIHTSLLQTMPRSGTLYRQYLPLFPLFAELHKADASQLIVSTSHAVAKSMVKRHSGARHICYIHTPMRYAWDLFEEYFGVERHGWFLSRCVYRPILSLIQRYDRATIGRVDLFVANSSFIAERVKRIYHRDAVVLPPPVAIDRFIALERAPEDWYLVVSALVPYKRVADAIHACHHLGRRLKVIGKGPEFDSLSQLANSLGAPIEMLGALDDEALADHYRRAKALLFPGIEDFGIVPLEAIAAGCPVIAYAHGGILDSMTSDTAVFYHQQTTEGLVDGITRFEQKPEAFQTDVMRAHASKFTEQAFIIAFAKIANDLLSQPATGALT; translated from the coding sequence ATGTTCGCCACCAAGCCCAGGATCGCCCTCGTTCATGATTGGCTCACAGGCATGCGAGGCGGTGAAAAGGTCCTCGCCGCACTTTGCCAGCTCTACCCTGACGCTCCCATCTGGACTCTGGTCTACGTCAGAGGTTCTGCCTCTCCGACCATCGCCCGTCATCTTATCCACACGAGCCTGTTACAAACCATGCCCCGCTCCGGCACCCTGTATCGACAGTATCTGCCGCTCTTCCCGCTCTTCGCCGAGTTGCACAAAGCCGACGCCTCTCAACTCATCGTCTCTACTTCGCACGCTGTGGCCAAGTCCATGGTCAAGCGCCACTCCGGCGCTCGGCACATCTGCTACATTCACACCCCCATGCGCTACGCCTGGGACCTCTTTGAAGAGTACTTTGGTGTCGAGCGTCATGGTTGGTTTCTCTCCCGCTGCGTCTACCGCCCGATACTGTCGCTCATCCAGCGCTACGACCGCGCCACTATTGGCCGTGTCGATTTGTTCGTCGCCAACTCTTCCTTCATTGCCGAGCGCGTCAAGCGCATCTACCATCGCGACGCCGTCGTACTTCCACCGCCTGTCGCGATTGACCGATTCATCGCCCTCGAACGTGCCCCAGAAGACTGGTACCTCGTCGTCAGTGCGCTCGTCCCCTATAAGCGCGTGGCTGACGCCATCCATGCCTGCCACCATCTCGGCCGCCGCCTCAAAGTCATCGGCAAGGGGCCAGAGTTTGACTCTCTATCTCAACTCGCGAACTCTCTCGGTGCTCCCATCGAGATGCTCGGCGCCCTCGACGATGAGGCGCTTGCCGATCACTACCGCCGGGCCAAGGCGTTGCTCTTTCCTGGCATTGAGGACTTCGGCATTGTCCCCCTCGAGGCCATCGCCGCAGGTTGCCCCGTCATCGCCTACGCGCACGGTGGCATCCTCGACTCCATGACCTCAGACACCGCCGTCTTCTACCACCAGCAAACAACCGAGGGCCTTGTCGACGGTATCACTCGCTTTGAACAGAAACCCGAGGCCTTCCAAACCGATGTCATGCGCGCTCACGCCAGCAAATTCACAGAGCAGGCCTTCATTATCGCTTTTGCAAAGATTGCCAATGACCTCCTGTCCCAGCCGGCAACGGGTGCCTTGACCTGA
- a CDS encoding polysaccharide biosynthesis tyrosine autokinase — MFQLSASSALQGSSSLDDKLNTEVLVLTSDSLLLHVAKDLDLANKPEFFEPARTRHQVLDAPETRDAIIAQMKKSLDIAHVPKSEIISISATTHSGSLSANLVNTLINDYISNSLEVRFGSTRRVSQWLIGQLNELKGQVQSDQEKLVDLESKLGLLALDPRNPAYLNAGALATLSRASSDATLQRIVAEARYRYLNESDPNLIESEQAVLGGEQSQNSLLKNLRASQADALANYASLTAQFGKNYPAVKEAKAKVDTLSQQIKTEEDRILSQSKLAYSAATANEAMTKTALAEQQKDAFQSRDEMVRYAILQREYESHRTLYEGLVQRLEEASVDSGLQSAQIDVVDLGVPPSRARLPSPWMLFVGAVFVLLLLGAIAAVTIDLLKATFETLEEIEQGLHLPGLCLLPLETDEDQHLPFVSITKPTTHYAEGIQMVRNALLMAKPDERNNLFMVVSTVPAEGKSTIARETAATFAEHGSKVLLIDGDLRKPSQHIRMGLRREPGLTSVVSGATTFEKAVQRPAGADNLWVLTAGAAPPNAAVVWGSEKMKEVLDYCRSQFDYVILDSAPVLAVADSVVAATLADSVVLVIRHQTVDQRSIRQALTQLNRAGAHVAGVVLNAVDLRWNRYTSYYGNYTYGAYGETQSRGGE, encoded by the coding sequence ATGTTTCAGCTATCGGCATCCTCGGCCTTGCAAGGCTCATCATCCCTAGATGACAAGCTCAATACCGAGGTGCTGGTCTTGACCAGCGATTCATTGCTGCTTCATGTCGCCAAGGACCTCGACCTCGCGAACAAGCCGGAGTTTTTCGAGCCCGCCCGCACTCGCCACCAGGTACTTGATGCCCCTGAGACACGCGATGCAATCATTGCTCAAATGAAGAAATCGCTGGACATCGCACATGTTCCGAAGTCGGAGATCATTAGCATATCGGCGACGACTCATTCGGGATCGCTGTCAGCAAACCTGGTAAATACTCTCATCAATGACTACATTTCGAACTCGCTCGAAGTGCGGTTTGGCTCCACACGCCGTGTTTCGCAGTGGTTGATTGGGCAGTTGAATGAACTGAAGGGGCAGGTCCAATCAGACCAGGAAAAGTTGGTGGATCTCGAAAGCAAGCTAGGTTTGCTTGCGCTTGATCCCAGGAATCCTGCCTATCTGAATGCGGGGGCGCTTGCAACATTGAGCCGAGCCTCGAGCGATGCAACGCTTCAGCGTATTGTTGCCGAGGCGCGGTATCGATATCTGAATGAGTCGGATCCCAACCTGATCGAGAGCGAGCAGGCCGTATTGGGCGGCGAACAGTCGCAGAACTCGCTGCTGAAGAATTTGCGCGCATCACAAGCGGATGCGCTGGCGAACTATGCGAGTCTAACGGCACAATTTGGGAAGAACTATCCAGCGGTCAAGGAAGCGAAGGCAAAGGTTGACACTCTGTCGCAACAGATCAAGACTGAGGAAGATCGTATTCTGAGCCAATCGAAGCTTGCATATTCCGCAGCTACCGCTAACGAAGCGATGACGAAGACTGCGCTTGCGGAACAGCAGAAAGATGCCTTCCAGTCGCGAGACGAGATGGTCCGGTATGCCATTCTGCAGCGTGAGTACGAGTCGCATCGCACGCTCTATGAGGGGTTGGTCCAGCGACTAGAAGAGGCGAGTGTTGACTCGGGGCTCCAGTCGGCGCAAATAGATGTGGTCGACCTTGGAGTGCCGCCATCGCGCGCCCGGCTGCCTTCTCCGTGGATGTTGTTTGTTGGGGCGGTGTTTGTGCTGTTGCTGCTGGGAGCCATTGCAGCCGTTACGATCGATCTTCTGAAGGCGACCTTCGAGACGCTCGAAGAGATAGAGCAGGGGCTGCATCTACCCGGCTTATGTTTATTGCCGCTGGAGACAGACGAGGACCAACACCTCCCATTCGTGTCCATCACCAAACCAACCACGCATTATGCGGAAGGTATACAGATGGTGAGGAATGCTTTGTTGATGGCCAAACCTGATGAGCGAAACAATCTATTCATGGTTGTGAGCACTGTGCCTGCGGAAGGAAAATCGACGATTGCACGTGAGACGGCGGCAACGTTTGCCGAGCACGGTTCGAAGGTTTTGTTAATCGATGGCGATCTTCGTAAGCCATCGCAGCACATTCGTATGGGGCTGCGGCGGGAGCCAGGTCTTACCTCTGTGGTCAGCGGCGCGACTACCTTTGAGAAGGCGGTCCAGCGACCAGCAGGGGCCGACAATCTATGGGTATTGACCGCCGGGGCGGCGCCTCCAAATGCCGCTGTGGTGTGGGGATCAGAGAAGATGAAGGAGGTGCTGGATTATTGCCGGAGTCAGTTTGACTATGTGATCCTTGACTCGGCCCCAGTGTTGGCCGTGGCCGACTCGGTGGTTGCAGCCACTCTAGCAGACTCCGTTGTTCTTGTGATTCGCCACCAAACCGTGGACCAGCGGTCGATTCGCCAAGCACTGACTCAACTAAACCGAGCGGGCGCACACGTTGCCGGCGTTGTGTTGAACGCTGTTGACCTCCGTTGGAATCGCTATACGTCCTATTATGGCAACTACACTTACGGGGCATACGGTGAAACTCAGTCGCGGGGAGGCGAGTGA